CCTGCTCCTTCCCGCGCATGGAGAAGGTTTTTGCCTGCGCTTCGTCCCAGCGGCGGGTTTCCTGTACGATCACGCCGCCCTCATCGAGAATTTCCGTTTGCCGGTACTGCTCATATTCCAAGCCGCGCTGTACGCCGCGGAAGGAGTTCATATTCTTCAGCTCGGCCTTCGTGCCGAGTTCCTTCTGTCCCCATGGACGAAGACTGATGTTAGCGTCGCAGCGAAGCGACCCTTCTTCCATCTTCACGTCCGATACGTCGCAGTATTGCATAATCGCACGCATTTTCTCCAGATAAGCTTTGGCTTCCTCCGGCGTTGAGATCTCAGGCTCAGACACGATCTCAACCAGCGGCGTTCCTACGCGGTTAAAGTCAACCAGCGAGGCATAACCGCCATCCACGTGCGTGAGTTTACCTGCATCCTCCTCCAGATGAAGCCGGGTAATCCCGATTCGCTTCGTCTTTCCGTCCACCTCAATATCGATCCAGCCGTTCTCACCGATCGGCTGATCGTACTGGGAAATCTGGTATGCTTTCGGGGAATCCGGGTAGAAGTAATTCTTGCGGTCAAATTTGCTGACATCGCCGATGGTGCAGTTCAGCGCCATCGCAGCCTTCATGGCATATTCCACAGCCTGGCGGTTTAATACGGGCAGCACGCCGGGATGGCCAAGACAGATGGGACATGTATGTGTGTTCGGCGGGGCTCCAAACGCAGTGGAGCAGCCGCAAAATATTTTGGAATTCGTATGCAGCTCTACGTGCACTTCCAATCCGATAACCGTTTCATATTTTGATGTAGACATCGATTGTTTCCCTCCTTCTCTGCCGCCGGTTTACAGTTCAGGCCGCCGTTTGTGGTGTTCAGTATTTTGCTCATAGGCATGCGCGACGCGCAGTACGGTCGACTCATCAAAGGCTTTGCCGATGATTTGCATACCTACAGGCAGTCCGTCCGCGAATCCGCAAGGAATACTGACTGCCGGCACACCTGCCAAGCTGACAGGAATCGTCAGGATATCATTCAAATACATCGTCAGCGGATCGTCGACCTGAGCTCCGAGCTTGAAAGCCGTAGTCGGAGCTGTAGGTCCGATGATGACATCATATTGCTCGAATACTTTATCGAAGTCCTGCTTGATAAGTGTACGGGCTTTCTGTGCCTTCAAATAATAGGCGTCGTAATAACCCGAGCTAAGCGCATAGGTACCCAGCATGATGCGGCGTTTCACCTCATCGCCGAAGCCTTGGCTGCGGGACTCATGATACAAGTCGATCAGGCTGCCTGCATTGTCGGAACGAACGCCATAGCGCACGCCGTCAAAGCGGGCCAGGTTCGACGAGGCTTCCGAAGAAGCGAGCAAATAATATGTTGCTACCGCATAGTCGGTATGCGGGAGGGAAACTTCATCCCAGGTAGCGCCCATCGCTTCGAGCACCTTCAGTGCGTTCAGGACAGTTTCCTTCACTTCAGCGTCAACGCCCTCGCCCAGGTATTCCTTAGGCACAGCAATGCGAAGACCGGTAACGTCTCCGGATAATGCGCTCAGATAGTCGGGCACGTCCACTTTGGCAGATGTCGAATCCATCGGATCGTAACCGGCAATGGCTTGCAGGACATAAGCGGAATCTTCCACATTTTTCGTCAAAGGCCCGATCTGATCCAGCGATGATGCAAAGGCAACAAGGCCGAAACGGGATACGAGGCCATAGGTTGGCTTCAGTCCCACGACACCGCAATAAGAGGCAGGCTGCCTGATGGAGCCGCCTGTATCCGACCCCAACGCAAAGTAGGCTTCACCTGCAGCTACGGCCGCAGCCGAGCCGCCGCTTGACCCGCCGGGTACCCGCTCTAAATCCCATGGGTTGCGCACGGGATAGAAGCTGGAATTCTCATTGGAGCCTCCCATTGCAAACTCGTCCATGTTCAGCTTGCCGATTGTCACCGTATCCGCTGCACGCAATTTACCGACAACCGTTGCATCATAAACCGGCGTGAAATTGGACAAAAACTGACTAGCGCATGTGGTGCGAAGTCCTTCTGTCACGATATTATCCTTGATTCCGACAGGAAGCCCGAACAACAGTCCACGCGTTCCCTCTGAAGCCAGCCTCTCATCCAAAGCCTTGGCGGATGAACGAGCGCCTTCTTCGTCCAAAGTAATAAATGCCTTCACCCGATCCTCACGTTCGGAAATACGGGTAAAAGCTTGGTCAACCAGATCGGTTACGGAAAGCTCCTTATTCTGCAGCTTATTATGTATCTCCGTTAACTTGTAATCAAACAGACTCAAGTGTGTATCCTCCCTTCAGGCTATTCCAAAACAGCAGGTACTTTAATTTGATCGTCTTCTTCATCCGGTGCGTTAAGCAGCACCTTCTCAATAGGTAAACTCTCGCGCACCTCGTCTTCTCTCATGACATTGCTGAGATGA
This Paenibacillus sp. JZ16 DNA region includes the following protein-coding sequences:
- the gatB gene encoding Asp-tRNA(Asn)/Glu-tRNA(Gln) amidotransferase subunit GatB translates to MSTSKYETVIGLEVHVELHTNSKIFCGCSTAFGAPPNTHTCPICLGHPGVLPVLNRQAVEYAMKAAMALNCTIGDVSKFDRKNYFYPDSPKAYQISQYDQPIGENGWIDIEVDGKTKRIGITRLHLEEDAGKLTHVDGGYASLVDFNRVGTPLVEIVSEPEISTPEEAKAYLEKMRAIMQYCDVSDVKMEEGSLRCDANISLRPWGQKELGTKAELKNMNSFRGVQRGLEYEQYRQTEILDEGGVIVQETRRWDEAQAKTFSMRGKEQAHDYRYFPDPDLVSVHISEEWKEAVRATIPELPDARKARYASEYGLPDYDAAVITSSKLLADFFEDSLNYTKDAKSVSNWIMGDLLGYLNSNNLELSEVKITGQGLGEMIGLIEKGTISSKIAKTVFKEMLESGKLPAQIVEEKGLVQISDEGAIKSIVEQVVANNPQSVEDYKAGKQKAIGFLVGQVMKESKGKANPALANKLLVEVLNG
- the gatA gene encoding Asp-tRNA(Asn)/Glu-tRNA(Gln) amidotransferase subunit GatA; this encodes MSLFDYKLTEIHNKLQNKELSVTDLVDQAFTRISEREDRVKAFITLDEEGARSSAKALDERLASEGTRGLLFGLPVGIKDNIVTEGLRTTCASQFLSNFTPVYDATVVGKLRAADTVTIGKLNMDEFAMGGSNENSSFYPVRNPWDLERVPGGSSGGSAAAVAAGEAYFALGSDTGGSIRQPASYCGVVGLKPTYGLVSRFGLVAFASSLDQIGPLTKNVEDSAYVLQAIAGYDPMDSTSAKVDVPDYLSALSGDVTGLRIAVPKEYLGEGVDAEVKETVLNALKVLEAMGATWDEVSLPHTDYAVATYYLLASSEASSNLARFDGVRYGVRSDNAGSLIDLYHESRSQGFGDEVKRRIMLGTYALSSGYYDAYYLKAQKARTLIKQDFDKVFEQYDVIIGPTAPTTAFKLGAQVDDPLTMYLNDILTIPVSLAGVPAVSIPCGFADGLPVGMQIIGKAFDESTVLRVAHAYEQNTEHHKRRPEL